The Aeromonas encheleia genomic sequence GACCGTGCAGCAGCGGGTCGAGATGGTGGAGGCACACTATCGGCTGCTGCTGGCCCGCTACCCGGCGCAGATCGACCCGCTCTATCTGGGGGAGGGGATCGAACTCGGCCGTTACCCCGACAGTGAGCATCGCATCGTGCTGCGCCACGATGGCACCTTCCGCCGCGAGGCCGAGCTGGCCCTCTCCATCGTCAACGCGCGGGGCGAGCGGCTCTACAGCTGCGCCTTCTCGCTGGCCGGCAGCAGCACCGAGCTGGCGCTGGTGATAGGTTCGGTGCAGGGGCCAGAACCCGGCGTTTCGCAGCCGCAACAGCAGGTGCGGGCGCTGACCAAGGCGGGCCATGGCCTGAGGCCCAAGTCGCTGGTGGTGATGATGGTGCTGGCGCTGGCCGAGGCGATGGGGGCCGCGCGTGTCTCGGCGGTGCGGATGAAGGCGCATATCTTCCAGGCCAAGCGCTACAGCAAGAAGAAGAGAGCCTGTCTGCAGGCGGATTATGACGAGCTGTGGCAGGAGTTCGGCGCTATCTCGCAGGACGCCAACTTCGTGCGGTTGCAGCCGGTGGTGCGCAAACCGCTGGAGGAGATCGCGGCCAAGAAGCGCGCCATGTACCGGCGCCGCTACGCCTGGCTCGACGAGTTGCAGCTGGCCTGCCGTCAGGCCCTGAGCTGACGCCAGGGCCCTGGCTGGCTATGACGGGCCACTGGTCGTCACTTGCCTCGCTTGGCGGCAATCGCCTTGGCGACGAGGGGATCGACGAACTGGTGAATGTCGCCACCGTGCAGGGCGACCTCCTTCACCAGGGTGGAGGAGATGAAGGAGTTCTCCTCCGCCGGGGTGAGGAAGACGCTCTCCAGCTCCGGCATCAGGCGACGGTTCATGTTGGCCAGCTGGAACTCGTACTCGAAGTCGGAGACGGCGCGCAGGCCCCGGATCAGCACGTTGGCCTGCTGCTCCCTGGCAAAATCCACCAACAGGCCGGAGAAGCCGACCACCTTGACGTTGGGCAGATGGGCGGTCACCTGGCGAGCAAGTTGGACACGTTCTGCCAGATCGAACAGCGGTCGCTTGCTCGGGCTGTTGGCCACCCCGACCACCACCTCGTCAAACAGCCTGGCGGCCCGGCCAATCAGGTCGGTATGGCCATTGGTGATGGGGTCGAAGGTGCCGGGATAAATTACCTTGTTGGTCATGCTGTTGAGTCCTGCAACCGGGAAATTTGGTCGCATTATAGGGGCTGTTGAGGTTTTGTCGCGACCGCGACTGAGTCATCGCTTGAGAATAGCAGTGCATCAGGCAAGAATACCGGCACCGCGCATCAAGCCTTCCTGCATTGGTGACAGGAAGCATAGGGATTTCTTATGAAACGCATTCTGGTAGTACGCAATGACAAGATTGGCGACTTCATGCTGGCCTGGCCGAGCTTTGCCATGCTCAAGCGCTCCATGGATTGTCATGTGACTGCCCTGGTGCCTGCCTACACGGCGCCGCTGGCCCGCCTCTGCCCCTGGATCGACGAGATCATCCTGGACCCGGGGGCCCGGGCCGACAAGGAACAGCAACGGGCCTTGCAGGCCCGCATCAAGGCCGCTGCCTTCGATGCGTCCATCTGCCTCTTTTCCAACTCCCGCAACGCCATGCTGGTGTGGAAGGCGCACATCCCTTACCGGCTGGCGCCCGCCACCAAGCTGGCCCAGGTGCTCTACAACCAGCGCCTGATCCAGCGCCGCTCCCGCTCCCAGAAGCCGGAGTACGAATACAACCTGGACCTGGTGCGCCGCTTCCTCGCCGATCAGCAACAGAGCGTGGTGGAGCCGCAGGCTCCCTACCTCAGCTTCGATGAGCAGAGCCTGCAGCAGGTGCGCGAGCAGGTCGCCAGCCGGCTGAAGCTGGACGCCAGCCGACCCTGGCTGATGGTCCATGCCGGCAGCGGTGGCTCGGCCAACAACCTCTCCATCGAACAGTACTCGCGGCTCATCATCAAGCTCAACCAGGCCTGCCCCGAGTTGCAGTGCGTGCTGACTGCGGGACCGGGGGAGGAGGGCAAGGCCGAGCAGCTGGCGGCGGAACTGCTGGCCCACGGCGGCAACGGCTGGATCTACCGCTCCGACGAGGGGCTGCCCAAGTTCTGCCAGGTGATGGCCAACGCCGCCCTGTTCGTGGCGGGCAGCACGGGGCCGCTGCACATAGCCGCGGCGCTGGACGTGCCGACCATCGGCTTCTTCCCGGCCCACCGCTCCGCCACCCCCCTGCGCTGGCGGCCGCTCAACAGTGAGGGGCGCCATCTGGCGTTCAGCCCGCCGGAAGACAGCGATCACCCGGATGACATGAGCCAGCTCGATCCCAAGACCATGGCGGCGGCGATCGCCCGCTGGGCCTCGCCGTTCTGGCAGGAGAAAAACGGATAGACAGCAACAGGGCCCTCGCGGGCCCTGTTTCATCATGCTGGTTTATCCGGTTGGGGCCGGCGTTACTTGTCCGCTTGGTCCGGCGCCTGGGGCTGCTGCCGGATCCAGAGATCCGCGTACTTCACGAAGGTGGAGTGGGCGGAGAGGATGGCCAGCAGCAGACCCTGCTTGCCATCGAGGAAGCCGGCCTTGAGCAGGTACATCTTCAGGAAGCAACCCAGCGCATGCACCAGCCCCTGGCCGAGGGAGCCTTTCTTGCCGCGGACGGTGCGCTGATCGGCCCAGGCCCTGGCGTAACCGGCTGACTTCACCAGATAGTGCTCAAGATCCCGATAGGTGAAGTGAAGCAGGTCGCCGTGCAGGTTGACTATCTTCATGTTGGCGCGCACCTCCACCTTCTCGTGCACCAGCACCTCGTTGTAGCTGGTCAGCGCCTTGGGATAGAGGCGCAGCACCCGATCCGGATACCAGCCGCTGTGGCGGATGAAGCGGCCGAACACCCAGGAGAGGCGTGGCAGGGAGTAGATGGTGTCCTGGGCCGGGTTGGCCATGACGGTGGCGATGGCCGCTCTCAGTTCGGGGGTGAGCCGCTCGTCCGCGTCCAGCCACAGCACCCATTCCGACTGGACGTGGGACTGGGCGAGGCGGCGCTGGCGGCCGAAGCCGGGCCACTGGGCGTTGACGAAGAAGCGAGCGCCGAATTCGGCGGCGATGGCGGGGGTCTCGTCCTGGCTGCCGGAGTCCAGGATGACGATCTCGTCCACCAGATCTTCGAGGGAGGCGAGGCAGGCGCGCAGGTTGTCGGCTTCATTCTTGACGATCAGGACGGCCGCCAGGGTCGGTTTTTTCACGGGTTCAGGGCTCTCGTTGGCGCCCGGCGGGCGGGTCATGCTCAGATTGGCGCCCATTCTAGCCTAAAACACCGGCCGGAGCATGGGTCTGCGACCAGGTTCGGGCATGTCCTTTTGGCATGTGCTGAGCGGGTTATCGGGGATCTTCGGCCATTCTTGGGGCATAATCTCGCCCAGCAACGATTAACCGCAGGGCTTGGCCCAAGAGACGCGTGAGATGAAGATATTGGTGATCGGCCCCTCCTGGGTCGGCGACATGGTGATGTCCCAGAGCCTCTACAAGGCGATCAAGGCCAATCACCCCGACAGCGAGCTGCATGTGATGGCCCCGGCCTGGTGTGTAGCCCTGCTGGAGCGGATGCCCGAGGTGGACAAGGCGATTCCCATGCCGCTCGGCCACGGCGACTTCAAGCTGGGGGCCCGCCGCCGGCTCGGCAAGCAGCTGGCCGCCGAGCAGTACGATCAGGCCATCATCCAGCCCAACTCCATGAAGTCGGCGCTGATCCCCTGGTTTGCCAACATCCCGGTGCGTACCGGCTGGAAGGGGGAGCACCGCTTCGGCCTGCTCAACGATCTGCGCAGCAACAAGAAGGCCTTCCCGCTGATGGTGGAGGCCTATCTGGCGCTGGCCTATCCCAAGGCGCAGATGAAGAGCCGGACCGACATCCCGACCATTCCCCATCCCTCCCTCCATGTGGACCTCATCAACCAGGACAAGGCGCTGGTGCGGCTCGGGCTGGATCGCGCCCGCCCTGTGCTGGTGCTCTGTCCGGGGGCCGAGTTCGGGCCGGCCAAGCGCTGGCCTGAGGGGCACTACGCCGTGGTGGCCCAGAAGCATCTGGAT encodes the following:
- a CDS encoding VirK/YbjX family protein, encoding MARFLYPDDSARKTFNRGKFVLRSLLYRPQLSRVFELFQAEPLRALPAQHPELLDKPMRPYRFACSTVQQRVEMVEAHYRLLLARYPAQIDPLYLGEGIELGRYPDSEHRIVLRHDGTFRREAELALSIVNARGERLYSCAFSLAGSSTELALVIGSVQGPEPGVSQPQQQVRALTKAGHGLRPKSLVVMMVLALAEAMGAARVSAVRMKAHIFQAKRYSKKKRACLQADYDELWQEFGAISQDANFVRLQPVVRKPLEEIAAKKRAMYRRRYAWLDELQLACRQALS
- the coaD gene encoding pantetheine-phosphate adenylyltransferase, producing MTNKVIYPGTFDPITNGHTDLIGRAARLFDEVVVGVANSPSKRPLFDLAERVQLARQVTAHLPNVKVVGFSGLLVDFAREQQANVLIRGLRAVSDFEYEFQLANMNRRLMPELESVFLTPAEENSFISSTLVKEVALHGGDIHQFVDPLVAKAIAAKRGK
- a CDS encoding glycosyltransferase family 9 protein; translated protein: MKRILVVRNDKIGDFMLAWPSFAMLKRSMDCHVTALVPAYTAPLARLCPWIDEIILDPGARADKEQQRALQARIKAAAFDASICLFSNSRNAMLVWKAHIPYRLAPATKLAQVLYNQRLIQRRSRSQKPEYEYNLDLVRRFLADQQQSVVEPQAPYLSFDEQSLQQVREQVASRLKLDASRPWLMVHAGSGGSANNLSIEQYSRLIIKLNQACPELQCVLTAGPGEEGKAEQLAAELLAHGGNGWIYRSDEGLPKFCQVMANAALFVAGSTGPLHIAAALDVPTIGFFPAHRSATPLRWRPLNSEGRHLAFSPPEDSDHPDDMSQLDPKTMAAAIARWASPFWQEKNG
- a CDS encoding glycosyltransferase family 2 protein, with amino-acid sequence MKKPTLAAVLIVKNEADNLRACLASLEDLVDEIVILDSGSQDETPAIAAEFGARFFVNAQWPGFGRQRRLAQSHVQSEWVLWLDADERLTPELRAAIATVMANPAQDTIYSLPRLSWVFGRFIRHSGWYPDRVLRLYPKALTSYNEVLVHEKVEVRANMKIVNLHGDLLHFTYRDLEHYLVKSAGYARAWADQRTVRGKKGSLGQGLVHALGCFLKMYLLKAGFLDGKQGLLLAILSAHSTFVKYADLWIRQQPQAPDQADK
- the waaF gene encoding lipopolysaccharide heptosyltransferase II; this encodes MKILVIGPSWVGDMVMSQSLYKAIKANHPDSELHVMAPAWCVALLERMPEVDKAIPMPLGHGDFKLGARRRLGKQLAAEQYDQAIIQPNSMKSALIPWFANIPVRTGWKGEHRFGLLNDLRSNKKAFPLMVEAYLALAYPKAQMKSRTDIPTIPHPSLHVDLINQDKALVRLGLDRARPVLVLCPGAEFGPAKRWPEGHYAVVAQKHLDEGWQVWIFGSGKDVEVANTIRDRINPLSRSNCHVLAGKTSLHEAIDLMALAGRVIANDSGLMHVAAALNRPLIGVYGSTSPLYTPPLADRVEIVHTDIECRPCFKRICKFGHLKCLIELMPEQVIEAGKRLERGESAELVIALQPVNDGAAGSGQGQ